One Ostrea edulis chromosome 6, xbOstEdul1.1, whole genome shotgun sequence genomic window, TTTCAgtgtattttataaaataatacTTATTCTCACACAGTAAGAAACACATGTAGATATGGATTGCCCAAATTCACCAAAAAAGTTAAACcgtttgaaattgaaaatatatgatcTATACTgcaaatgttgtcaagggcaataacttttatgctggtatttctctaTTGTATGTTCATTGTACAATGATTTCTTGATAACCacaatttatttcaatatatttataaaacagcTGTTTTTCTACTATGAACCATTATTTTTATAAGTCACGTGATGGTGATCATACCTTAAATTTTGGAACTGTTTTCATTCAACAAAATTGGTGTAATAAAGTTCATAATGATATGAAACAAGGTAGGGGTATAGGATGCTATTAGAAAGAGGAACTTATTTTCTTAATTCTTCCTTATGGaatgtttaaaatttatatatcttatgaaaataaacaagTAAATTCTATGTACAACTTACTTGTAATGATTCAAACACCCCTCCTTCTGGAGGCCCAATACACAATTTGACTAAAACAAATTCTTGTTGGCAATAAACTTCTGCATGACATGCCACTCATTGACTCAAGCAATAATGAAATCACTACTACTAAATTAAAGATAGCACCTGGTCTTCCCGAGAAAAACATTTTAGAAATCCTATACTTTCCAATGATAGGAGATAAAAATTCGATTGCTTGTTTGGGGTTTAACACCGTTTTGGGAATATTGCAGCCATTTTGTAAAAGTCTATAGTAGAATTTGTACTCACTCTACATGATATAATTCTTTGTCATTACGGACCTCTGGAGTAAACGACAAGACATATTTGAGACATTTCTCTACATTCATCACTATACTATAGTTGTCAGTAGAGCACACTCACCCTTACCTGTGGAGTGCTAAAGAATGTAAAGTAGGGTAGAGTTGTCTgttcatttcatttgataaatggAAATTGCAACACCCCATAGACGAaacattcattttcaattattcgTTGTAATATTTTATCTAAGGGATAAAACGGGCGATAAGTTCTTGGATAATCTCCTCTCTCGGATGGAAGAATATGCTAATAATCTCGAAGACTTGGTAGATGAGAGAACGCAGGCATTTTTGGAGGAGAAAAAGAGATCAGAGGAACTACTTTACCAAGTCCTTCCAAGGTAGAAAGTTTCATCTCTTGTTTGTTTAACAATATGTGCGGATCAGAATATAAATTATAACCTGTGAAACGCAAGCTTACATGTATCTTTGTTCTCGAAAAATAGTTTCATGTCGTACAATGAGTACGTTCCAACGAAAAAACAAGGCTTTTTTCTTCAATCCTTGTTAAAATGTTGTTATTAACATTCTGAAACTCTATCTTGCTTaaatcagcaatatttgccttTGTACAGGTCTGTGGCTGATGAACTACGGAACGGTCGAATGGTGGATCCAGAGGCGTTTGGTTGTGTCACAATATACTTCAGTGACATTGTAGGATTTACATCCATCTCTTCTGAAAGTACCCCTATGCAGGTATTTGATAAATGACATTGCGTCATGTCATGTAGAAATTCTGTACAAAGCATTTATGGTAGGAATTCATCTGTAAATTTCTGAAGTTAACAAAGGCGGATTACCAACACTACTACATGGGCCAAATTACTGCTTAAtgctacagcccagtagctaagtacttcgttactagcttgaaaatgcggatgtatatttaattgctgttataaaatttagaaattcatttcaaaattaaggattatctccctcatgcatagctcttatccttggacgaatttggctccacttttttgacacgctgtttttggctatatttagctctaaaacttcatagttatttcggatttcaaacatttcggttgagcatcactgaagagacattgattgtcgaaatgcgcatctggtgcatcaaaattggtaccgtataagttttacactagAATGAACGATTTGTCCGTATACTGGAGTTGATCctattttctttttcctttatTATGTCTTATTGGTAACTAGTAGTAATTTTTAGTACTTGTAATATCAATTCAAAGGAAAGTGTTTTGCATTTTGCATTTGAACGGTAAAATAGcggttaaaatatttcattacagGTGGTGGACCTACTGAATGATCTTTACACCTGTTTTGACAAGATCATTGACCATTTCGACGTCTATAAGGTATGTAAAATATACTTAAAGGTGTAGGATGAAAACCTTGTAATGAAAACGATTAATTCTTGTCAGACTTCAGTGAAATTATAAGATGAGCAgcacatatgtatatatttccgAGCCAAATTCACTTTGTTTGCGTACGACTGTTACATTTAACACTACGATGGAGTTTAAATTAGATAGGACGGAATTAACAACGTATCACAATACCATTTGAatccataaaataaaaaaagaccTCTGTTCTGACTCTTCCTCTTGTCGAATAATAATGGATTTTCACAAGAATACTAACAGAATGCGAGACGAGAATACTAACTGAATGTGAGACAAGAATACTAACAGAATGTGAGACAAGAATATTAATAGAATGTGAGACAAGAATACTAACAGAATATGAGACAAGAATACTAACAGAATGTGAGACAAGAATACTAACAGAATGCGAGACAAGAATACTAACAGAATATGAGACAAGAATACTAACAGAATGCGAGACAAGAATACTAACAGAATGCGAGACAAGAATACTAATAGAATGCGAGACAAGAATATTAATAGAATGCGAGACAAGAATACTAACAGAATGCGAGACAAGAATACTAACAGAATGCGAGACAAGAATATTAATAGAATGTGAGACAAGAATACTAACAGAATGCGAGACAAGAATATCAATAGAATGCAAGACAAGAATACTAACAGAATGCGAGACAAGAATACTAACAGAATGCGAGACAAGAATATTAATAGAATGTGAGACAAGAATACTAATAGAATGCGAGACAAGAATATTAATAGAATGCAAGACAAGAATACTAACAGAATGTGAGACAAGAATACTAACAGAATGCGAGACAAGAATATTAATAGAATGCAAGACAAGAATACTAACAGAATGTGAGACAAGAATACTAACAGAATGCGAGACAAGAATATCAATAGAATGCAAGACAAGAATACTAACAGAATGCGAGATAAATTACATATTGTTTAGCTGTGTATCttatgaactttttttttttttttttttttggatacaCCATCTCTCATGAATTCGTTTCTGAATGGGGGAATGGCAAATCgttttcattttagctcacctgaaccgaaggttcaaatgagcttttctgatcgctttttgtcgtcgtctgtctgttaaacttttcacattttcgacttcttctccagaaccactggaccaatttcaaccaaacatggccaaaagcatccttgggtgaagggctttcaagtttgttcaaatgaagggccatgtccctttcaaaggggagataatcacaaaaatgcaaaaatagggggggggtcatttaaaaatcttctcaagaaccactgggccagaagaactgaaatttacctgaaagcttcctgacataatgcagattcaagtttgttcaaatcatgggccccgggggttggatggggccacaataggggatcaaagttttacatacaaatatataggaaaaatctttaaaaatcttcttctcaagaaccactgagccagaaaagctgatttttacatgaaaactttctgacatagtgcaaattcaagtttgttcaaatcatggcccccgggggtaggatggggccacaagaggggatcaaagttttacatacaaatatatagggaaaaactttaaaaatcttcttctcaagaaccactaagccagaaaagctgagatttacattaaagcttcctgacataatgcagattcaagtttgttcaaatcatgggctctggggttggatgcccggggccacaagggggatcaaagttttacatacaaatgtataggaaaaatcttcttctcaagaaccactgagccagaaaagctgatttttacatgaaaactttctgacatagtgcaaattcaagtttgttcaaatcatggcccccgggggtaggatggggccacaagaggggatcaaagttttacatacaaatatatagggaaaaactttaaaaatcttcttctcaagaaccactaagccagaaaagctgagatttacattaaagcttcctgacataatgcagattcaagtttgttcaaatcatgggctctggggttggatgcccggggccacaagggggatcaaagttttacatacaaatgtataggaaaaatcttcttctcaagaaccactgagccagaaaagctgatttttacatgaaaactttctgacatagtgcagattcaagtttgttcaaatcatggcccccgggggtaggatggtgtcacaagggggatcaaagttttacatacaaatatatagttaaaatctttttctcaataaccactgagtcagaacagctgatatttacaagaaaactttctgacatagtgcagattcaagtttgttcaaatcatggcccccagggggtaggatggggccacaagtgggggggtgtcaaagttttacatacaaatataggaaaaagctttaaaaatcttgttctcaagaaccattgggccaaagaagttgacatttacatgaaagctttctgacatagtgtagattcaagtttgcaaagtgTAGTTTggaccataatagggactaaggttttacatgcaaatatatatggaaagtcttcagatatgggccaaggtgactcaggtgagcgatgtggccaatgggcctcttgttcttgaTGGATCTGGTATCAATGTTATATTgacactatatgactatttgGACCAGCTCTATAGAGTTAGAACCATGGAggtatgaaatttataattttaatacGTTCCTTTCTACATTTTCTAAATAAGCAGTTAGTTTTTATGCAGTATCAGCGAAATTGaagaaatctttcaaatgacagagtaatcactataataatgtttggccctaccctggaaCCAAACCCCGTACCTTTGggttcatgaaatttacaattttgataaaggactacTGGCTTCcttttaaatatacatttactttcaatttagtacccgccctggagtcaggtCCCGAGGTGCAgaagtcatgaaatttacaatttatacccCCCttttccaaagatgcttcataccaactttgaaaagaattacaatggtagttatcaagaagttaaatatgttcaattgttaacatacacatgtaatcactatgaccattttgacaccaccctggtaccaaaacccATATCCCtgttatcatgaaatatacaatttagaTAAAGGACCATCTACTCCTCagtattaaagaagatgttatttaaatgttttacacataaacgctAAATACCAATTTTTGGCCCCGACTTCGAGTCAGAACTACCTcgagaatcatgaaatttacaattttggtttaAGCCTTCCTgatctacatgtttatgtatttagTTGTTCTTACATATATACGGTTGCAGAGAATATTATTGAGAATTGGTCAATATAGTTGGCAGTACTTGCATGCTTGTCCCAGAGGTTGCAGGAGtcataatatttacaatttataccCCCCTCGtactaaagatgcttcataccaaatatgaaaataattgggATGGTAGTTATCtagttaaacatgtttaattattaacacatttaattactatgaccattttggccaaACCCTGGTATCAAacacctacccctgggatcatgaaatttacacacattttggtaaaggactacctgctccttctaaatatccatttactttcaatctagtagcattgaagaagatattatttgttttttaaatgttttacacataaacacttcataccaaatttggtcccACCATGGGGTCAGAACATATATTCCGggcatcatgaaatttacaattttcggtAGAGACCTTCTTGCTCTACAggattatgcatttagtttttcttgcagaTGTGCCGgtctttaaaaattggtcaatttttgacagTTCTTGACCTGCTTCAGGGTTTgcagaaatcctgaaatttacaatttatgtctcccttgtcccaaagatatttcatactaaatttaaaacagaattggaatggtagttttcaagaagttaaaaacgttcaattgttaacaaacGACACACAACGACGGAcgctgaccaattgcaataacACCTGAACGTGACCTATAAAAAACAGCCGTATGTATGATGTGCAAAGAGCAATTACATGACACAGTCCCATCTAGAatatattttcacacaaaattaatttgtaaatgaGAATTCATCTTCAGGTAGAAACCATTGGAGATGCTTACATGGTCGTGTCCGGTCTACCAGTACGGAACGGAGACCGACATGTGGTAGAAATTGCCAAAATGTCGACTGCCATATTGGATAATGTCAAAATATTCAAGATACGCCACAGACCAGACGTGAAGCTGCGTGCTCGAATAGGGCTACATTCAGGTAGATCTTTGTTGTAGTATCATCTTATATGAACGTAACGGAGTTGTTACAATTCTATccttatgattgattgaatttcTTTCATCAAATTTAACTGGAATGCAGTATGAACAAAAGAGCATCGTTTAATTTTGGAGAGGTTATATAATCCGTGTTAAGGATTTCGGTGGACACAAGATTGATATCTACTAATGTtccaaaatgttttcaagataCATATGCAAAATTGTAGAGATTTGAGCTAGGTAAAATTTATATATGCGTGTATATggattgaaagtaaatattaaaaaaaataatctgacGTTTCGATTGCTTTGTTTTTGGCCACTTAATAATGTGCATGTAGTATCTTTGCTTCATAAGAACACAATCTTAGAAAGTTTTTGTATATCAACATGAACTTGCTATGCGGTTCAATAATCCTAATGGTTTAATTGCTAAACAAGGTCTGATTCTTGTTTAGATAGGAGGTAGTTAGGTATTGTGTGTAGCGGTAACTCATTCCTTCATCGATCAATTCGTACTTGATCATGTCCTGTTTGTCGTGGTCAAAACTATTGCTAACCTTTTCAGACATATTTCTATTACACAGGTCCTGTATGTGCCGGTGTTGTGGGGCGAAAAATGCCCCGATATTGTCTGTTTGGTGATACAGTGAACACTGCCTCGCGGATGGAGTCAAACGGAGAGGGTAAGCATCAAACAATTGCTGGAATGATTCTTCTAGTGTCGCTTCATTTGACGATATTAGATAGAGTAATTTTGATACAAAGTATAATAACATATAGCGTTGTCCACATCTATATCTAGCAATGAAAATTCATGTGAGTGAATCAACCCGAAATCTTCTTCTTGACAATGAAGACTTTGACTTGGAACAGAGGGAAGAAATATCGGTGAAGGTAACATTAGTCTATGATTATTTATAGAGACTTTGAATCATATCGGTAATATCTTAAGAAGCTAAATAAAACCACTCTTAATTGTTATATATCAGACGTTGATGAACAGATTCATGAGCAATTGGATGAAAACAGTATTTAATGCTGAATTGATTATACATGGTTTTATTGTAGGGAAAGGGTGTTATGAAGACATATTGGTTGAATTGCAGAGACGAGTTGCGTTTGAATTAGTACTTTTTCTTGTCTTAATTGTCTGTTTCATCagaatttttaaacaatatttatcaatGTGCTACATTTGTAATCCTTGAACTAATTGTTACTGGAACAGTTGAATTTCTGTAATGACATTTGTACTAGAAGACAGGATTCTCTGTTGTTTAGTATGATATTTGTACACCTGCTATTTAGATAAGTTTGAGGTTATATAGCATCACATAATGGATATAATGATACGTAATATCAATTTCACTATCTATAACAATAATTGgaattacattttcatataccaggtacatgtaatgaatTGTGGAATTATTACTCTCCATTTTTTGACATTATACATGAAAAAGTTGTATCACTGCCTAGCTAAGAAAGCCCATTGAGCTCATTTTCGtagatgaaaaaaaatgttttacgcGTTATTACGCGGAACTTTTGCGAATTAAAGTGAAAATTTCGCTTTATTCAACACGTAGCTTTCGCGAGTTAACACAAAA contains:
- the LOC125647498 gene encoding atrial natriuretic peptide receptor 1-like isoform X2 — protein: MNEYCTRGDLRDILGNESFTLNWDVRASLTCDVIQAMDYIHGSNLKYHGHLTSLNCVIDSRFVLKVTEFGIQSLRDFDIDVTNKDSLWVAPELLRKQTPVSDVLEMQNADVYSFGIILYEILSRKEPFEDDKEFLSLEEIIRKLTEIDETPFRPRLDVADVDKDMVNLMKSCWNENPKTRPSFSTIKKEASRLDWDKTGDKFLDNLLSRMEEYANNLEDLVDERTQAFLEEKKRSEELLYQVLPRSVADELRNGRMVDPEAFGCVTIYFSDIVGFTSISSESTPMQVVDLLNDLYTCFDKIIDHFDVYKVETIGDAYMVVSGLPVRNGDRHVVEIAKMSTAILDNVKIFKIRHRPDVKLRARIGLHSGPVCAGVVGRKMPRYCLFGDTVNTASRMESNGEAMKIHVSESTRNLLLDNEDFDLEQREEISVKGKGVMKTYWLNCRDELRLN
- the LOC125647498 gene encoding atrial natriuretic peptide receptor 1-like isoform X1 → MKSESEIHSNWWRIPWEDLAWVSCGRSENCSIGFSVAKLKSLCDEELSAIKYKNSMVATYKGAKVYLFKFNRDVFPSTREFLLDLLQLRNINCNNLTKFIGLTEGPSGLYAMNEYCTRGDLRDILGNESFTLNWDVRASLTCDVIQAMDYIHGSNLKYHGHLTSLNCVIDSRFVLKVTEFGIQSLRDFDIDVTNKEIIRKLTEIDETPFRPRLDVADVDKDMVNLMKSCWNENPKTRPSFSTIKKEASRLDWDKTGDKFLDNLLSRMEEYANNLEDLVDERTQAFLEEKKRSEELLYQVLPRSVADELRNGRMVDPEAFGCVTIYFSDIVGFTSISSESTPMQVVDLLNDLYTCFDKIIDHFDVYKVETIGDAYMVVSGLPVRNGDRHVVEIAKMSTAILDNVKIFKIRHRPDVKLRARIGLHSGPVCAGVVGRKMPRYCLFGDTVNTASRMESNGEAMKIHVSESTRNLLLDNEDFDLEQREEISVKGKGVMKTYWLNCRDELRLN